A genomic window from Agreia sp. COWG includes:
- a CDS encoding D-alanyl-D-alanine carboxypeptidase family protein: MDEFKERRRRSQSPLRDDPSARREPSPGRARLALTRRRKRLMLTSCLLAVILVAVGETAIWSATHAQNQAGASVEADARPAANDAAPQQIIPAITFSPAADASGEPAAPAAFDKAARSLDDPTSIWFVVNKARPIPDAANYVPPDLVSLRQDIPNPNGFPLRHEAADALAAMVDAAKAEAGQQLIAQSGYRSYSIQVNAYTSYVNRLGTTGADSTSARAGFSEHQTGMAIDILASGAGCSLDGPCFGSTAAGEWLAANAYRFGFLLRYPADKTQVTGYEYEPWHFRYVGVDLATEMHKTGVETLEEFFGLPAAPDYLE, encoded by the coding sequence GTGGATGAGTTCAAGGAGCGGCGGCGCCGATCGCAGAGCCCGCTCCGCGACGACCCCTCTGCTCGGCGGGAGCCCTCTCCCGGGCGCGCGCGCCTCGCGCTGACTCGTCGACGCAAGCGCCTCATGCTGACGTCGTGCCTCCTGGCCGTCATCCTGGTGGCGGTCGGTGAGACCGCCATCTGGTCGGCGACGCATGCGCAGAACCAGGCAGGAGCATCCGTGGAGGCCGATGCGCGACCGGCGGCGAACGATGCCGCGCCGCAGCAGATCATCCCGGCCATCACCTTCTCGCCCGCCGCCGATGCTTCGGGCGAGCCCGCGGCTCCGGCAGCCTTCGACAAGGCGGCGCGATCGCTCGACGACCCCACCAGTATCTGGTTCGTGGTCAACAAAGCCAGGCCGATCCCGGATGCCGCGAACTATGTGCCGCCGGATCTCGTGTCGCTGCGCCAGGACATCCCGAACCCGAACGGCTTCCCGCTGCGCCACGAGGCGGCGGATGCGCTCGCCGCGATGGTCGATGCCGCCAAGGCCGAGGCCGGGCAGCAGCTGATCGCCCAGAGCGGCTATCGCTCCTACTCGATACAGGTCAACGCGTACACGTCCTACGTGAACCGGCTCGGCACCACGGGCGCCGACAGCACCAGCGCCAGGGCCGGCTTCAGCGAGCACCAGACGGGTATGGCGATCGACATCCTCGCGTCGGGCGCCGGATGCTCCCTCGACGGTCCGTGCTTCGGCTCGACCGCCGCGGGCGAGTGGCTCGCGGCCAACGCGTACCGCTTCGGTTTTCTTCTGCGCTACCCGGCCGACAAGACACAGGTCACCGGCTACGAGTACGAGCCGTGGCACTTCCGCTACGTCGGCGTCGATCTCGCGACGGAGATGCACAAGACGGGCGTCGAGACGCTCGAGGAGTTCTTCGGCCTTCCGGCCGCACCCGACTACCTTGAGTAG
- a CDS encoding MFS transporter — protein MSSASAASRSGSILDRPYRLVSIGACALIVIAAFEQLAVTTIMPSIARDLDGLGLYALAFAGPLASGVIGMVLAGDWSDRRGPVKALYASVVLFAVGLVIAGLSGSMLLFVIGRLVQGLGGGAMTVALYVIVAKIYPPALQPKIFGAFAAAWVVPALVGPLIAGLVGQYLGWRWVFLGVVVLIVPAMAMVLPAMRSVGPHDVVAPGADGRAGTDARRSTARALWAVLLAVAILALNSAADVDGAARWVLAVGGLTVAVVALRPLLPAATLRLRRGLPSVVAVRGLLAGAFLGAEVYLPYLLTERFGLTAAIAGLTLSFSGVAWGSLSVLQGRLADRVTHRAAIRIGILGAAISIGLVLVVTALHLPAWLIIGCWFIGGAGMGFAYPRITVLTFEYSEPAEQGFNSSALAIADSGGAAIALALGAVAFSTAGAAGSQSSFVATFSFSLLVGILALLVSARVSARSR, from the coding sequence TTGAGTAGCGCGTCGGCAGCGAGTCGATCCGGCAGCATTCTCGACCGGCCGTATCGCCTCGTGAGCATCGGCGCGTGCGCCCTCATAGTGATCGCGGCCTTCGAACAGCTGGCGGTCACCACGATCATGCCGTCGATCGCCCGCGATCTGGATGGGCTCGGCCTCTACGCGCTCGCCTTCGCCGGCCCGCTCGCGTCTGGCGTCATCGGCATGGTGCTGGCCGGCGACTGGTCAGACCGGCGCGGTCCCGTGAAGGCGCTCTATGCATCGGTCGTGCTGTTCGCGGTCGGTCTCGTCATCGCCGGGCTCTCCGGCTCGATGCTGCTCTTCGTGATCGGGAGGCTGGTGCAGGGGCTCGGTGGCGGGGCGATGACCGTGGCGCTCTACGTGATCGTCGCGAAGATCTATCCGCCCGCGTTGCAGCCCAAGATCTTCGGGGCGTTCGCTGCCGCGTGGGTGGTGCCCGCGCTGGTGGGGCCGCTCATCGCCGGCCTGGTGGGGCAGTATCTCGGCTGGCGCTGGGTATTTCTCGGCGTGGTCGTTCTCATCGTGCCCGCAATGGCGATGGTGCTTCCCGCCATGCGCAGCGTGGGCCCACACGATGTGGTCGCGCCGGGGGCCGACGGGCGGGCGGGAACCGACGCTCGCCGCAGCACCGCCCGCGCGCTGTGGGCGGTGCTGCTGGCCGTCGCCATCCTCGCCCTCAATTCCGCCGCAGACGTGGATGGCGCCGCCCGGTGGGTTCTGGCCGTCGGCGGCCTGACCGTTGCGGTGGTGGCCCTGCGGCCCCTCCTGCCGGCGGCGACCCTGCGGCTGCGCCGTGGCCTGCCGAGCGTGGTCGCGGTACGCGGTCTGCTGGCGGGCGCCTTCCTCGGGGCGGAGGTGTACCTGCCCTATCTGTTGACCGAGCGGTTCGGGCTTACCGCAGCTATCGCGGGTCTTACGTTGAGCTTCTCGGGGGTGGCCTGGGGTTCGCTGTCGGTGCTGCAGGGGCGGCTCGCTGACCGGGTGACGCATCGCGCCGCCATCCGGATCGGAATTCTCGGGGCCGCGATCTCGATCGGGCTGGTGCTCGTCGTGACGGCCCTGCACCTGCCGGCCTGGCTCATCATCGGCTGCTGGTTCATCGGGGGAGCCGGCATGGGATTCGCCTATCCGCGCATCACGGTGCTCACGTTCGAGTATTCCGAGCCGGCCGAGCAGGGGTTCAACTCCTCGGCGCTCGCTATCGCGGATTCGGGGGGCGCGGCCATCGCGCTCGCCCTGGGTGCCGTCGCGTTCTCCACGGCCGGTGCCGCGGGAAGTCAGTCGTCTTTTGTGGCGACCTTCTCCTTCTCGCTGCTGGTGGGCATCCTGGCCCTGCTGGTCAGCGCCCGCGTGTCCGCGCGTTCCCGCTGA
- a CDS encoding amidase domain-containing protein, which yields MVGGETVTLSGVGLDSVSSVVFGGVSATDVVRVNDEQVHVVVPAALDYAVGEVAVTASTPTGDVIASEADYSYQVVTPVDAQMQYAFAHWQDYNLEDWGIFSDNDCGNFVNQTLVARGWQQTPEWFSDRATTGDFSLSWVRGPEMDDYLASQTDRATYLSLDQRAQVKVGDVVMFDWDPENGNGVDHTMLVSKVDPATGAIGMVGHTLDAQYRDLDNLLTVEKPGATAWFYSIA from the coding sequence CTGGTCGGCGGTGAGACGGTCACGCTCTCCGGCGTCGGTCTCGACAGCGTCTCCAGCGTGGTCTTCGGAGGAGTGTCGGCGACCGACGTCGTTCGTGTCAACGACGAGCAGGTGCACGTCGTGGTGCCCGCGGCCCTCGATTACGCGGTCGGTGAGGTCGCGGTGACGGCGTCGACGCCCACCGGCGATGTCATCGCCAGCGAGGCGGACTACAGCTATCAGGTCGTCACCCCCGTCGACGCGCAGATGCAGTACGCGTTCGCCCACTGGCAGGACTACAACCTCGAAGACTGGGGCATCTTCAGCGACAACGACTGTGGCAACTTCGTGAACCAGACGCTGGTGGCACGCGGCTGGCAGCAGACGCCAGAGTGGTTCAGCGACCGCGCCACCACGGGCGACTTCAGCCTCAGTTGGGTGCGTGGGCCGGAGATGGACGACTACCTCGCATCGCAGACCGACAGGGCCACCTACCTCAGCCTCGACCAGCGCGCTCAGGTGAAGGTCGGCGACGTGGTGATGTTCGACTGGGATCCCGAGAACGGCAACGGCGTCGATCACACCATGCTCGTCTCCAAGGTCGATCCGGCCACGGGCGCGATCGGCATGGTCGGCCACACGCTCGACGCCCAGTACCGCGATCTCGACAACCTGCTCACGGTCGAGAAGCCGGGCGCCACGGCCTGGTTCTACAGCATCGCGTAG
- the pgm gene encoding phosphoglucomutase (alpha-D-glucose-1,6-bisphosphate-dependent) has translation MENRAGTVALPEDLVDVEALVHAYYALKPDVSIADQKVVFGTSGHRGSSLNTAFNEDHIAATTQAIVEYRAAQGITGPLFIGIDTHALSRPAQTTALEVLVGNQVRVLVDEFDSYTPTPAVSHAIIAYNLAHPDEPQADGIVVTPSHNPPADGGFKYNPPHGGPADSDATGWIANRANELLADGLRGVLRAEPSAVETYDFMNNYVNDLGTIIDMEAIKKSGIRIGADPLGGASVHYWQAIRERYGIDLTVVNPTVDPQWGFMTLDWDGKIRMDPSSPSAMASVLAHQHDYDLLTGNDADADRHGIVTPDGGLMNPNHYLAVAIQYLYANRAGWKADAAIGKTLVSSSMIDRVAAELDRTLLEVPVGFKWFVPGLVDGTVAFGGEESAGASFLRFDGTVWTTDKDGIILCLLASEILAVTGKTPSQLYAELTEKFGSPAYERVDAAATKPQKARLGKLDGDAITATEVAGEKIIAKLSHAPGNGAAIGGVKVVTENAWFAARPSGTEDVYKIYAESFLGEQHLRQVQSEAKAIVDEALAE, from the coding sequence ATGGAAAACCGCGCCGGCACTGTTGCCCTTCCCGAAGATCTCGTCGACGTAGAGGCGCTGGTTCACGCCTACTACGCGCTCAAGCCCGATGTGTCGATCGCCGACCAGAAGGTCGTCTTCGGCACGAGCGGGCATCGCGGCTCATCGCTGAATACCGCCTTCAACGAAGACCACATCGCCGCCACCACGCAGGCCATCGTCGAGTACCGCGCCGCACAGGGCATCACCGGCCCGCTCTTCATCGGCATCGACACCCACGCGCTCAGCCGCCCGGCACAGACCACCGCCCTCGAGGTTCTCGTCGGCAACCAGGTGCGCGTGCTCGTCGACGAATTCGACAGCTACACGCCGACGCCGGCCGTGAGCCACGCGATCATCGCGTACAACCTGGCCCATCCGGATGAGCCCCAGGCCGACGGCATCGTCGTGACGCCCAGCCACAACCCGCCCGCGGATGGCGGCTTCAAGTACAACCCGCCCCACGGCGGCCCGGCCGACAGCGACGCCACGGGCTGGATCGCGAACCGCGCCAACGAGCTGCTCGCCGACGGGCTGCGCGGCGTGCTGCGTGCCGAGCCCAGCGCGGTCGAGACCTATGACTTCATGAACAACTACGTGAACGACCTCGGCACCATCATCGACATGGAGGCCATCAAGAAGTCGGGCATCCGCATCGGAGCAGACCCGCTGGGCGGCGCGAGCGTGCACTACTGGCAGGCCATCCGCGAGCGCTACGGAATCGACCTCACGGTCGTGAACCCGACCGTCGACCCGCAGTGGGGCTTCATGACGCTCGACTGGGACGGCAAGATCCGCATGGATCCGTCGTCGCCCAGCGCCATGGCATCCGTGCTCGCGCACCAGCACGACTACGACCTGCTCACGGGTAACGATGCCGACGCCGACCGTCACGGCATCGTGACGCCGGATGGCGGGCTCATGAACCCCAACCACTACCTGGCCGTCGCCATCCAGTACCTCTACGCGAACCGCGCCGGCTGGAAGGCCGACGCCGCGATCGGCAAGACCCTCGTGTCGTCGAGCATGATCGATCGCGTGGCGGCCGAGCTCGACCGCACGCTGCTCGAGGTGCCGGTGGGGTTCAAGTGGTTCGTCCCCGGACTGGTCGACGGAACCGTGGCGTTCGGCGGCGAGGAGAGCGCCGGTGCGAGCTTCCTGCGTTTCGACGGCACCGTGTGGACGACCGATAAGGATGGCATCATCCTGTGTCTGCTGGCCTCGGAGATCCTGGCCGTCACCGGCAAGACGCCCAGCCAGCTCTACGCCGAGCTCACCGAGAAATTCGGCTCACCGGCATATGAGCGAGTGGATGCCGCGGCCACGAAGCCGCAGAAGGCCCGGCTCGGCAAGCTTGACGGCGACGCGATCACCGCGACCGAGGTGGCCGGTGAAAAGATCATCGCCAAGCTCAGTCACGCGCCCGGCAACGGGGCGGCCATCGGCGGCGTGAAGGTCGTGACCGAGAACGCCTGGTTCGCGGCTCGCCCCAGTGGCACCGAAGACGTGTACAAGATCTACGCCGAGTCGTTCTTGGGCGAGCAGCACCTGCGCCAGGTGCAGAGCGAGGCGAAGGCCATCGTCGACGAGGCGCTCGCCGAGTAG
- the pheA gene encoding prephenate dehydratase, translating into MPDEPVNASASESYSYLGPRGTFTEAALAQVPDARGKTWRSVNNVGEALDDVVTGRSVAAMIAIENSIEGGVSATQDALANIPNLRIVGEYLVKVQFVLVARPGTALADVKVVNAHPVAYTQCHHWLDEKLPSHGHIPATSNVAAAASLFENDLADAAVAPPGIVEHYDLDVLARDIGDNDNAVTRFVLVSRTTALPPRTGADKTSLIVELPDDRAGALLELLEQFSTRGVNMSLLESRPIGDALGRYRFVIDADGHILDERVADSLMGVRRFSPNVIFLGSYPRADKAPIEYIPRYDDDVFIEARDWLRGIVSGEPTA; encoded by the coding sequence ATGCCCGATGAACCCGTGAACGCAAGCGCCTCTGAGAGCTACAGCTATCTGGGTCCGCGTGGCACGTTCACCGAGGCTGCGCTGGCGCAGGTGCCGGATGCACGCGGCAAGACCTGGCGCAGCGTCAACAACGTGGGCGAGGCCCTCGACGACGTGGTGACCGGGCGCAGCGTCGCAGCGATGATCGCGATCGAGAACTCGATCGAGGGCGGGGTGAGCGCGACCCAGGACGCCCTGGCGAACATCCCGAACCTGCGCATCGTGGGCGAGTACCTCGTGAAGGTGCAGTTCGTTCTGGTGGCGAGGCCGGGAACGGCGCTGGCCGACGTGAAGGTCGTGAACGCGCATCCGGTGGCCTATACCCAGTGCCACCACTGGCTCGACGAGAAGCTGCCGAGCCACGGGCACATCCCGGCCACGTCGAACGTGGCGGCCGCGGCGTCGCTGTTCGAGAACGACCTCGCCGACGCGGCCGTGGCGCCCCCCGGCATCGTCGAGCACTACGACCTCGACGTGCTGGCCCGCGATATCGGCGACAACGACAACGCGGTGACCCGCTTCGTTCTCGTGAGCCGTACCACCGCGCTGCCGCCGCGCACCGGCGCCGACAAGACGAGCCTCATCGTGGAGCTGCCCGACGACAGGGCGGGCGCCCTGCTCGAACTGCTCGAGCAGTTCTCGACGCGCGGCGTGAACATGAGCCTGCTCGAGTCGCGCCCCATCGGCGACGCCCTCGGCCGCTACCGCTTCGTGATCGACGCCGACGGGCACATCCTCGACGAGCGCGTCGCCGACTCACTCATGGGGGTGCGCCGATTCAGCCCGAACGTGATCTTCCTCGGCTCGTACCCGCGGGCAGACAAGGCGCCCATCGAATACATTCCGCGCTACGACGACGACGTGTTCATCGAGGCGCGCGACTGGCTGCGTGGAATCGTCTCGGGCGAGCCCACGGCGTAG
- a CDS encoding diacylglycerol kinase family protein, producing the protein MATSEVPAQPQKAAVVYNPLKVDVTKLRLEIERAAARAGYESTLWFETTAEEAGQALTRQAVEQGATVVIAAGGDGTVRAVAEGLRHTDASLGLLPSGTGNLLARNLDMGVSNRDTAIGIVFSGRDRVIDLGLAAITRRDGVTEEHVFLVMAGLGLDAKMIANTSSKLKKAVGWLAYVDGMGRSLPELHPVKFRFSIDDAAWRATSAHTVMVGNCGLLPGGVLLIPDAKLDDGVLDIMALRPSGPFGWLKVWNKIAWENGVLRKSAAGRKIIDLSRDVRSVTYRTGTDLKLVVDEPEEFQLDGDEFGEVTAVHSWVEPGALRVRVRA; encoded by the coding sequence GTGGCCACATCAGAGGTACCTGCCCAGCCCCAGAAAGCCGCCGTCGTCTACAACCCCCTGAAAGTGGATGTGACGAAGCTGCGCCTCGAGATCGAGCGCGCCGCCGCCCGGGCCGGGTACGAGAGCACACTGTGGTTCGAGACCACAGCCGAAGAGGCCGGCCAGGCCCTCACCCGGCAGGCCGTCGAGCAGGGAGCGACCGTGGTGATCGCCGCCGGCGGCGACGGCACCGTGCGCGCCGTCGCCGAGGGGCTGCGCCACACCGACGCATCGCTCGGCCTGCTGCCGAGCGGCACCGGCAATCTACTCGCCCGCAATCTCGACATGGGGGTGTCGAACCGGGACACCGCCATCGGCATCGTCTTCTCGGGCAGGGACAGGGTCATCGACCTGGGGCTCGCGGCGATCACCCGCCGCGACGGGGTGACCGAGGAGCACGTCTTTCTGGTGATGGCAGGCCTCGGACTCGACGCCAAGATGATCGCGAACACCAGCTCGAAACTGAAAAAGGCCGTCGGCTGGCTCGCCTATGTCGACGGCATGGGCCGCTCGCTGCCCGAGCTGCACCCGGTGAAGTTCCGGTTCTCGATCGACGACGCCGCCTGGCGGGCGACCTCGGCGCACACGGTGATGGTCGGAAACTGCGGCCTGCTGCCTGGCGGGGTGCTGCTGATCCCCGATGCCAAGCTCGATGACGGCGTGCTCGACATCATGGCGCTCCGCCCATCCGGCCCGTTCGGCTGGCTCAAGGTGTGGAACAAGATCGCCTGGGAGAACGGCGTGCTGCGCAAGTCGGCCGCCGGTCGAAAGATCATCGACCTGTCACGCGATGTGCGCTCGGTCACCTATCGCACGGGCACGGATCTGAAGCTCGTCGTCGACGAGCCCGAGGAGTTCCAGCTCGACGGCGACGAGTTCGGCGAGGTCACCGCCGTACACAGCTGGGTCGAGCCGGGCGCCCTGCGCGTGCGCGTACGCGCTTAG
- the serS gene encoding serine--tRNA ligase — MIDPVLLRENPDVIRSSQEARGDSVDLVDSALAADAARRAAIGEYENLRASQNAFGKKVAQAAKDEKKALVAEAQSLAAEVKAASQRATDAEGEFTTIVRQIANPIIDGVPVGGEDDFVTLREIGERPTFEFEPKDHVELGETLGIFDLARGAKVSGARFYYLTGIGARLELALMTLALDRAEKNGFVPLIVPTLVRPEIMAGTGFLGEHSDEIYYLPADDLYLTGTSEVALAGFHSDEILDLEGGSKRYAGWSTCYRREAGSGGKDTRGILRVHQFNKLEMFSYVLPENAEAEHLALVSFQEEMMKDLGLSYRVIDTAAGDLGSSAARKYDIEAWIPTQDAYRELTSTSNCTTYQARRLETRYRTESGKTAPVATLNGTLATTRWIVAILETHQQADGSVIVPEVLRPYLNGVERIEPK, encoded by the coding sequence GTGATTGATCCGGTCTTGCTGCGCGAAAATCCCGATGTCATCCGTTCGTCGCAGGAGGCGAGGGGCGATTCCGTCGATCTCGTCGACAGCGCCCTCGCAGCCGACGCGGCCAGGCGAGCCGCCATCGGTGAGTACGAGAACCTGCGCGCCAGCCAGAACGCGTTCGGCAAGAAGGTCGCGCAGGCGGCCAAAGACGAGAAGAAGGCCCTCGTCGCCGAGGCCCAGTCGCTGGCCGCCGAGGTCAAGGCCGCCAGCCAGCGCGCGACGGATGCCGAGGGCGAGTTCACGACGATCGTTCGGCAGATCGCCAACCCCATCATCGACGGCGTTCCCGTCGGTGGAGAGGACGACTTCGTCACTCTGCGTGAGATCGGCGAGCGGCCCACGTTCGAGTTCGAGCCGAAAGACCACGTCGAGCTCGGCGAGACCCTCGGCATCTTCGACCTGGCGCGTGGCGCGAAGGTCTCGGGCGCACGGTTCTACTACCTCACGGGCATCGGTGCGCGGCTAGAGCTCGCGCTCATGACCCTTGCGCTCGACCGCGCCGAGAAGAACGGCTTCGTGCCGCTGATCGTTCCCACGCTGGTGAGGCCCGAGATCATGGCCGGCACCGGGTTCCTCGGCGAGCACTCTGACGAGATCTACTATCTGCCCGCCGACGACCTCTACCTCACGGGAACGTCCGAGGTGGCGCTCGCGGGCTTCCATTCCGACGAGATCCTCGACCTCGAGGGCGGCTCGAAGCGGTATGCCGGGTGGTCGACGTGCTACCGGCGCGAGGCGGGCTCCGGCGGAAAGGACACCCGCGGCATCCTGCGCGTGCACCAGTTCAACAAGCTCGAGATGTTCAGCTATGTGCTGCCCGAGAACGCCGAGGCCGAGCACCTCGCCCTGGTGTCGTTCCAGGAAGAGATGATGAAAGACCTGGGGCTCAGCTACCGGGTCATCGACACGGCCGCGGGCGACCTCGGCTCGTCGGCCGCGCGCAAGTACGACATCGAGGCGTGGATCCCCACGCAGGATGCGTACCGCGAGCTCACGTCGACCTCGAACTGCACGACCTACCAGGCGCGCCGGCTCGAGACGCGCTACCGCACCGAGAGCGGCAAGACCGCGCCCGTTGCGACCCTGAACGGAACGCTCGCGACCACTCGCTGGATAGTCGCCATTCTCGAGACGCACCAGCAGGCCGACGGCTCGGTCATCGTGCCCGAGGTGCTGCGGCCCTACCTGAACGGCGTCGAGCGGATCGAGCCCAAGTGA
- a CDS encoding HAD family hydrolase encodes MSDAGRWLLALDIDGTIIYEDGTLTDAVRDEVTRVSGLGHEVMIATGRSVASTLPVLDQLGIAPEYVVCSNGAITLKRDASAPLGYRREYVETFDPAPVLTQIRTHLAEASFAVEDEEGAFSYNGSFPGSAIEAGSQSVAFDELLDIEATRVVVISPDHDMEDFLSLVERMGLHKVSYAIGWTAWLDIAPDGVNKATGMERVREALGIPLDRVFAIGDGRNDIDMLTWASVQGRGVAMGQAPDDVLAVANEVTASVHEDGLAAALRSF; translated from the coding sequence GTGAGCGACGCCGGGCGCTGGCTTCTCGCTCTCGACATCGACGGCACCATCATCTACGAAGACGGCACGCTCACGGATGCCGTGCGCGACGAGGTGACCCGAGTCTCGGGCCTCGGCCACGAGGTCATGATCGCCACGGGCCGCTCCGTGGCATCGACGCTTCCGGTGCTCGATCAGCTCGGCATCGCGCCCGAATACGTGGTCTGCTCGAACGGCGCCATCACCCTGAAGCGCGATGCCTCGGCGCCGCTCGGCTACCGCCGCGAATACGTGGAGACCTTCGATCCGGCACCGGTGCTCACGCAGATCCGCACGCACCTCGCCGAGGCCAGCTTCGCCGTCGAAGACGAGGAGGGCGCCTTCTCGTACAACGGCAGTTTTCCGGGGTCGGCCATCGAGGCGGGCAGCCAGAGCGTCGCGTTCGACGAACTGCTCGACATCGAGGCCACCCGAGTCGTCGTCATCTCGCCGGATCACGACATGGAGGACTTTCTCTCGCTGGTGGAGCGCATGGGCCTGCACAAGGTGAGCTACGCCATCGGCTGGACGGCGTGGCTCGACATCGCGCCCGACGGAGTGAACAAGGCCACCGGCATGGAGCGCGTTCGCGAGGCGCTGGGCATACCCCTCGACCGCGTCTTCGCCATCGGTGACGGGCGCAACGACATCGACATGCTCACCTGGGCCAGCGTCCAGGGGCGCGGGGTCGCCATGGGCCAGGCGCCCGACGACGTGCTGGCCGTGGCCAACGAGGTCACGGCATCCGTGCACGAAGACGGACTCGCGGCGGCGCTGCGCTCGTTCTGA
- a CDS encoding cupin domain-containing protein, giving the protein MNEPESSSTEILASLPGADGSRFEVRRVTLPVGTSTGWHYHDGWQTGFLLRGGINHSTEHRNTTFEVATPLIEQPGIPHVARSTGADEAELLYLSHIPAGSEAAVACESPLDGRADAAGNDLALAPAAGSTPGTVTVAVPLGRPLFVHALRYTAMYGPKPFPEALLVYLDNGSYKILSPGEEHYGSYVSATALSAEAQPRHVSFLSWPSEDWDRNVASHTLTFNVDTGAYIQTLVLPGDPVPHAQAGYALPIEHPEQIDMSADWDRVRVTYADVFERLIAAEKTRAVASGRLDE; this is encoded by the coding sequence GTGAACGAACCGGAATCGTCGTCGACAGAGATCCTCGCCAGCCTTCCCGGTGCCGACGGAAGTCGCTTCGAGGTGCGCAGGGTGACCCTGCCGGTGGGCACCTCGACTGGCTGGCACTATCACGACGGCTGGCAGACAGGCTTTCTGCTGCGCGGTGGCATCAATCACTCCACCGAACACCGCAATACGACGTTCGAGGTGGCGACGCCACTGATCGAACAACCCGGCATCCCCCACGTGGCGCGCAGTACCGGTGCCGATGAGGCCGAGCTGCTCTACCTCTCCCACATCCCCGCCGGCTCCGAGGCCGCGGTGGCCTGCGAGTCGCCGCTCGACGGGCGGGCGGATGCCGCCGGCAACGATCTCGCGTTGGCCCCGGCGGCGGGGTCTACCCCAGGCACTGTCACGGTCGCCGTTCCACTCGGGAGGCCGCTCTTCGTGCATGCCCTGCGCTACACCGCGATGTACGGTCCCAAGCCGTTCCCTGAGGCGCTGCTGGTCTACCTCGACAACGGTTCCTACAAGATCCTCTCTCCGGGCGAAGAGCACTACGGCAGCTACGTATCGGCCACCGCGCTGTCGGCGGAGGCCCAGCCTCGGCACGTGTCGTTCCTGTCGTGGCCGTCGGAGGACTGGGATCGAAACGTGGCTTCGCACACCCTGACCTTCAACGTCGACACGGGGGCGTACATCCAGACCCTCGTCTTGCCGGGAGACCCCGTGCCGCATGCCCAGGCCGGCTACGCCCTGCCCATCGAGCACCCCGAACAGATCGACATGAGCGCGGACTGGGATCGCGTGCGCGTGACCTACGCCGACGTGTTCGAGCGACTCATCGCCGCAGAGAAGACGCGTGCGGTCGCGAGCGGCCGCTTGGACGAATAG